A single Balaenoptera ricei isolate mBalRic1 chromosome 13, mBalRic1.hap2, whole genome shotgun sequence DNA region contains:
- the SLC1A4 gene encoding neutral amino acid transporter A isoform X2, whose amino-acid sequence MLLRMLRMIILPLVVCSLVSGAASLDASSLGRLGGIAIAYFGLTTLGASALAVALAFIIKPGSGAQTLQSSDLGLEETGPPPVPKETVDSFLDLARNLFPSNLVVAAFRTYATDYREVTHNTSTGNITREKIPIGTEIEGMNILGLVLFALVLGVALKKLGSEGEELIRFFNALNEATMVLVSWIMWYVPVGIMFLVGSKIVEMKDIIVLVTSLGKYIFTSILGHFIHGGIVLPLIYFVFTRKNPFRFLLGLLTPFATAFATCSSSATLPSMMKCIEENNGVDKRISRFILPIGATVNMDGAAIFQCVAAVFIAQLNNVELKAGQIFTILVTATASSVGAAGVPAGGVLTIAIILEAIGLPTHDLSLILAVDWIVDRTTTVVNVEGDALGAGILHHLNQKATERGEQELSELQSGQV is encoded by the exons ATGCTGCTCCGCATGCTGCGCATGATCATCCTGCCGCTGGTGGTCTGCAGCCTGGTATCGGGCGCCGCCTCCCTGGACGCCAGCTCTCTCGGGCGCCTGGGCGGCATCGCCATAGCCTACTTCGGCCTCACCACGCTAGGCGCCTCGGCTCTCGCAGTCGCTTTGGCGTTCATCATCAAGCCTGGATCTGGCGCGCAGACCCTTCAGTCCAGCGACCTGGGTCTGGAGGAGACGGGGCCCCCACCGGTCCCCAAAGAGACAGTGGACTCATTCCTCGACCTGGCCAG AAACCTGTTTCCCTCAAATCTTGTGGTTGCAGCTTTCCGTACG TATGCAACCGACTATAGAGAGGTGACCCACAACACGAGCACTGGAAACATAACCCGTGAAAAG ATCCCCATTGGCACCGAAATTGAAGGTATGAACATTTTAGGATTGGTCCTTTTTGCCCTGGTGTTAGGAGTGGCCCTAAAGAAACTCGGCTCTGAAGGAGAAGAGCTCATTCGTTTTTTCAATGCCCTCAATGAGGCGACGATGGTGCTGGTGTCATGGATTATGTG GTACGTACCTGTGGGCATCATGTTCCTGGTTGGAAGCAAGATTGTGGAAATGAAGGACATCATCGTGCTGGTGACCAGCCTGGGGAAATATATCTTCACATCTATATTGGGCCATTTTATTCACGGAGGAATTGTTCtgccacttatttattttgtcttcacaAGAAAAAACCCATTCAGGTTCCTCCTGGGCCTCCTTACaccatttgcaacagcatttGCCACCTGCTCCAG CTCTGCAACCCTCCCCTCTATGATGAAGTGCATTGAAGAAAACAATGGTGTCGACAAGAGGATCAGCAGGTTCATCCTTCCCATCGGCGCCACTGTGAACATGGACGGGGCGGCCATCTTCCAGTGTGTGGCCGCAGTGTTCATTGCCCAGCTCAACAACGTGGAGCTGAAAGCAGGCCAGATCTTCACCATTCT AGTGACAGCCACAGCGTCCAGTGTTGGAGCAGCAGGTGTGCCAGCTGGAGGGGTCCTCACCATCGCCATTATCCTGGAGGCCATTGGGCTGCCCACTCATGACCTGTCTCTCATCCTGGCTGTGGACTGGATTGT GGACCGCACCACCACCGTGGTGAACGTGGAGGGCGATGCCCTGGGTGCAGGCATCCTCCACCACCTGAATCAGAAGGCGACAGAGAGAGGCGAGCAGGAGCTGAGCGAG cTCCAGTCCGGGCAAGTTTGA
- the SLC1A4 gene encoding neutral amino acid transporter A isoform X1, translating into MEKSSETNGYLDSAQAGPAAGPGAPGSTARRARRCAGFLRRHALVLLTVSGVVAGAGLGAALRGLKLNRTQVTYLAFPGEMLLRMLRMIILPLVVCSLVSGAASLDASSLGRLGGIAIAYFGLTTLGASALAVALAFIIKPGSGAQTLQSSDLGLEETGPPPVPKETVDSFLDLARNLFPSNLVVAAFRTYATDYREVTHNTSTGNITREKIPIGTEIEGMNILGLVLFALVLGVALKKLGSEGEELIRFFNALNEATMVLVSWIMWYVPVGIMFLVGSKIVEMKDIIVLVTSLGKYIFTSILGHFIHGGIVLPLIYFVFTRKNPFRFLLGLLTPFATAFATCSSSATLPSMMKCIEENNGVDKRISRFILPIGATVNMDGAAIFQCVAAVFIAQLNNVELKAGQIFTILVTATASSVGAAGVPAGGVLTIAIILEAIGLPTHDLSLILAVDWIVDRTTTVVNVEGDALGAGILHHLNQKATERGEQELSEVKVEAIPNCKSEEETSPLVTHPNPTGLAASTPESKESVL; encoded by the exons ATGGAGAAGAGCAGCGAGACCAACGGCTACCTAGACAGCGCCCAGGCGGGGCCTGCAGCGGGGCCTGGCGCGCCGGGGAGCACGGCCCGACGCGCGCGGCGCTGCGCTGGCTTCCTACGGCGCCACGCGCTGGTGCTGCTCACAGTGTCCGGAGTGGTGGCGGGCGCCGGCCTGGGCGCGGCGCTGCGTGGGCTCAAGCTGAACCGCACACAGGTCACCTACCTGGCCTTTCCTGGAGAGATGCTGCTCCGCATGCTGCGCATGATCATCCTGCCGCTGGTGGTCTGCAGCCTGGTATCGGGCGCCGCCTCCCTGGACGCCAGCTCTCTCGGGCGCCTGGGCGGCATCGCCATAGCCTACTTCGGCCTCACCACGCTAGGCGCCTCGGCTCTCGCAGTCGCTTTGGCGTTCATCATCAAGCCTGGATCTGGCGCGCAGACCCTTCAGTCCAGCGACCTGGGTCTGGAGGAGACGGGGCCCCCACCGGTCCCCAAAGAGACAGTGGACTCATTCCTCGACCTGGCCAG AAACCTGTTTCCCTCAAATCTTGTGGTTGCAGCTTTCCGTACG TATGCAACCGACTATAGAGAGGTGACCCACAACACGAGCACTGGAAACATAACCCGTGAAAAG ATCCCCATTGGCACCGAAATTGAAGGTATGAACATTTTAGGATTGGTCCTTTTTGCCCTGGTGTTAGGAGTGGCCCTAAAGAAACTCGGCTCTGAAGGAGAAGAGCTCATTCGTTTTTTCAATGCCCTCAATGAGGCGACGATGGTGCTGGTGTCATGGATTATGTG GTACGTACCTGTGGGCATCATGTTCCTGGTTGGAAGCAAGATTGTGGAAATGAAGGACATCATCGTGCTGGTGACCAGCCTGGGGAAATATATCTTCACATCTATATTGGGCCATTTTATTCACGGAGGAATTGTTCtgccacttatttattttgtcttcacaAGAAAAAACCCATTCAGGTTCCTCCTGGGCCTCCTTACaccatttgcaacagcatttGCCACCTGCTCCAG CTCTGCAACCCTCCCCTCTATGATGAAGTGCATTGAAGAAAACAATGGTGTCGACAAGAGGATCAGCAGGTTCATCCTTCCCATCGGCGCCACTGTGAACATGGACGGGGCGGCCATCTTCCAGTGTGTGGCCGCAGTGTTCATTGCCCAGCTCAACAACGTGGAGCTGAAAGCAGGCCAGATCTTCACCATTCT AGTGACAGCCACAGCGTCCAGTGTTGGAGCAGCAGGTGTGCCAGCTGGAGGGGTCCTCACCATCGCCATTATCCTGGAGGCCATTGGGCTGCCCACTCATGACCTGTCTCTCATCCTGGCTGTGGACTGGATTGT GGACCGCACCACCACCGTGGTGAACGTGGAGGGCGATGCCCTGGGTGCAGGCATCCTCCACCACCTGAATCAGAAGGCGACAGAGAGAGGCGAGCAGGAGCTGAGCGAGGTCAAAGTGGAGGCCATCCCCAACTGCAAGTCGGAGGAGGAGACGTCACCCCTGGTGACACACCCAAACCCCACCGGCCTTGCGGCCAGCACCCCCGAGTCCAAGGAGTCAGTTCTGTGA